Proteins co-encoded in one Papaver somniferum cultivar HN1 chromosome 5, ASM357369v1, whole genome shotgun sequence genomic window:
- the LOC113278088 gene encoding uncharacterized protein LOC113278088, protein MKTHKVTPYDNPSSSKSLAAAKLALVQEEYDKNPSAQKCLGTDAVTKGYIRGMGAGVSKSQFLASEFMNARLQEEKHNVLKEKQKNEALKAQLDAERQKNNTGVHDQISNSSYQQDIGMPIVPSTFGLLFLRNSRTEPGPRVCRVCDRTGPDSGQGLLSRKQMPPLPIS, encoded by the exons ATGAAGACACATAAAGTCACCCCATATGATAATCCCTCATCTTCTAAATCACTGGCAGCTGCAAAATTA GCATTGGTGCAGGAGGAATATGATAAAAATCCTTCAGCACAAAAGTGTTTGGGAACCGACGCTGTTACCAAG GGATACATACGCGGAATGGGTGCTGGCGTTTCTAAATCCCAGTTTCTTGCTTCTGAGTTTATGAACGCCAGGTTGCAGGAAGAGAAGCACAATGTCCTGAAAGAGAAGCAGAAAAACGAAGCTTTGAAAGCACAGTTGGATGCTGAAAGACAGAAAAACAACACTGGAGTACATGATCAGATCTCTAATAGCTCTTACCAGCAG GATATTGGGATGCCAATAGTACCATCGACGTTTGGTCTTTTATTTTTGAGGAACTCAAGGACAGAGCCGGGCCCGAGGGTGTGCAGGGTGTGCGACCGCACAGGGCCCGACTCTGGCCAGGGCCTTTTATCTAGAAAACAAATGCCCCCCCTCCCCATAAGTTAA
- the LOC113280004 gene encoding zinc finger MYM-type protein 1-like: MVKSLRKETPGHDKRIKQKKDLAFKESQRGALDRFVVKLPPTIVPNLTENENVVPNLDRDEIGNDLELTQNVHEEVPNIVVNENENVSDREDICRDDIELEKGPLRDPNIKKGPKDKRSRYFSSTFFTRILPNGEEYDRKWLVYSKELDKVFFFCCKLFKNSSRICGLSNEGYNDWGHLSQMVSKHENSTEHNVKMKVWLELRDRLKINDTIDKHLQRQINEDREHWKQVLKRIISVVKYLSIHNLAFRGTNEKVYEISNGNFLGLIEMIAEWDPVMKEHMRRIKNNEIHYNYLSSKIQNELIDLLASKIKSAIIQKIKAAKYFSILLDCTPDASHQEKMSLIIRCVDTSESPIKIQEYFMGFLKVVDTTAQGLFDVLKSVLKDLDLDINNIRGQGYDNGANMSGCKNGVQKKLLAVNPRAMYTPCGAHCLNLTLLDMARSCKGATDFFETLNQIYKIFSASTKRWDIFKEYVKGYTVKPLSDTRWESHIESVKAVRFQVFDIRKALLKVGDNGDDKDTAAKFKAKNLAKHSVGNFEFLLSMVIWYDLLNAVNLVSKSLQFKDMLIDDAMRQVKGLLKYFQNYRDKEFGKALTTAKDIANQLGVEAYFHVGRIIHRTQFFDEIGNCEETVQSAEESFRTKFFLQIVDQAISSLERRFEQYKACDDIFGFLFSSDTLNSMDDDQLKARCDNLEAALRHEEVSDIDANDLFGELKVLRELLPMEITTAVGIFNFIKRQYSFPITSIAYRVLLTIPVTVASAERSFSKLNILKSFLRTTMAQERLNGMAMISIEHSFVDDVDIDSLIDDFAAVNSRRLNFR; the protein is encoded by the exons ATGGTTAAGAGTTTAAGAAAAGAAACTCCTGGTCATGATAAGCGCATAAAACAGAAAAAAGATCTAGCCTTTAAGGAGTCACAAAGAGGAGCATTGGATAGATTTGTTGTTAAGCTTCCACCTACAATAGTTCCAAATCTAACTGAAAATGAAAATGTTGTTCCCAATTTGGACCGTGATGAAATAGGAAATGATTTGGAACTCACTCAGAATGTTCATGAAGAAGTTCCTAACATAGTTGTTAACGAAAATGAAAATGTTTCTGATAGGGAAGATATATGTAGAGATGATATTGAAT TGGAAAAAGGACCTCTTAGAGACCCAAATATAAAGAAAGGTCCCAAGGATAAACGATCAAGATACTTCTCTTCAACTTTTTTTACAAGAATTTTACCTAATGGTGAAGAATATGACAGAAAATGGCTTGTGTATTCAAAAGAACTAGATAAAGTATTTTTCTTCTGTTGTAAGCTGTTTAAAAATAGTTCTCGGATATGTGGTTTATCAAATGAGGGGTATAATGACTGGGGTCATCTTAGTCAAATGGTTAGTAAGCATGAAAATAGTACAGAACACAATGTTAAAATGAAAGTTTGGCTTGAACTGCGTGATAGACTAAAGATAAATGATACAATTGATAAGCACCTTCAACGTCAGATTAATGAAGATAGGGAACACTGGAAGCAAGTATTGAAGAGAATTATTTCTGTTGTGAAATATCTTAGCATACATAACTTGGCTTTTCGTGGAACAAATGAGAAAGTGTATGAAATTAGTAATGGAAATTTTTTAGGTTTGATTGAAATGATTGCCGAGTGGGATCCGGTAATGAAAGAACATatgagaagaattaaaaataatgaAATTCATTACAATTATCTTAGTTCTAAGATCCaaaatgagttgattgatttgCTAGCTTCTAAAATCAAAAGTGCCATCATTCAGAAAATTAAGGCTGCCAAGTATTTTTCTATATTGCTTGATTGTACTCCGGATGCGAGCCACCAAGAGAAAATGTCTTTGATTATTCGGTGTGTAGATACTAGTGAAAGTCCAATAAAAATTCAAGAATACTTCATGGGATTCTTAAAAGTAGTTGACACAACTGCACAAGGACTATTTGATGTACTGAAAAGTGTTTTGAAAGATCTCGATCTTGACATTAACAACATTCGTGGTCAAGGATATGATAATGGGGCTAATATGAGTGGGTGCAAAAATGGTGTACAAAAGAAGTTGTTGGCTGTGAATCCAAGAGCAATGTATACACCTTGTGGGGCTCATTGTTTAAATTTAACACTTCTTGATATGGCACGTTCTTGTAAGGGAGCTAcagatttttttgaaacattaaaTCAGATTTACAAGATTTTTTCTGCATCTACAAAACGGTGGGATATTTTCAAAGAATATGTGAAAGGTTATACCGTCAAACCATTGTCGGATACTAGATGGGAAAGTCACATTGAAAGTGTGAAGGCAGTTAGGTTTCAAGTTTTTGATATAAGAAAAGCTTTGCTTAAAGTAGGAGATAATGGTGATGATAAGGATACTGCAGCTAAGTTTAAAGCGAAAAACTTAGCAAAACATAGTGTtggaaattttgagtttttattAAGCATGGTGATTTGGTATGATTTGTTAAATGCTGTAAACTTGGTTAGTAAATCATTGCAGTTTAAGGATATGCTTATCGACGATGCTATGCGTCAAGTGAAAGGACTtctaaaatattttcaaaactaTAGAGATAAGGAATTTGGGAAGGCCTTAACCACTGCCAAAGATATTGCTAATCAATTGGGAGTTGAAGCTTATTTTCATGTGGGTCGTATAATTCATAGAACACAATTTTTTGATGAGATTGGAAATTGTGAGGAAACAGTCCAATCAGCTGAAGAATCTTTTCGAACTAAGTTCTTCTTGCAGATTGTTGATCAAGCTATTAGTTCACTTGAAAGACGGTTTGAGCAATATAAAGCATGTGACGACATATTTGGTTTTTTGTTTAGTTCAGATACTTTAAACTCAATGGATGATGATCAGTTGAAAGCTCGTTGTGATAATCTTGAAGCTGCTCTAAGACACGAGGAAGTGTCGGATATTGATGCAAACGATTTGTTTGGCGAGTTGAAAGTTTTACGTGAACTATTACCAATGGAAATAACCACAGCAGTTGGTATATTTAATTTCATAAAACGTCAATATAGCTTTCCGATTACATCTATTGCATATAGAGTACTCTTAACAATTCCAGTTACAGTGGCATCGGCAGAAAGAAGCTTTTCAAAATTAAACATCCTGAAATCGTTTTTGCGTACTACCATGGCCCAAGAAAGACTCAATGGGATGGCAATGATATCGATTGAGCATAGTTTTGTTGACGATGTTGATATTGATTCATTAATCGATGATTTTGCAGCGGTGAATTCAAGACGGCTAAATTTCCGCTGA